The Solanum pennellii chromosome 7, SPENNV200 DNA segment TAATGCAGGACAGCCCAGGTTCTGGTGCCATACCATTATAGTGTGTCTAAAGCCATTATGTATCTGTATTTATTTGGTTCTAAAACAATTCTGATATGTTGGGACTGCGGTTATCATTTCTTTTACATACTTATGCTTCGAGAAGGGTTGATAGATGAAAAACTTAATCTAGGTTTTCATTTTGTGGAATAACTGTGGTCCTATCTTTTAAAAGTTTGACTCTCAGATCAAGTGCTAATTGGCAGTAAATCTGCATACTAATATGCTAGTATTGTTTGTATCTCCCTTTCTCCCAATTTGTatgacttattttcttttttagtcggtcccaaaaagaatgacacatttctatattaagtaataatttaactttaaaatatctattttttccttaatgaaatgatttatagcTAAACAAATTTCTATTATTCATTTTAGACCAAAGTTTCAAAAGTCatcctttctttcttaaactttgtgccGAGTCAAACtacctaaaataaaatgggacggagggagaAATATATTTTGTCATAAAAAATTTTCCCCTCCCTCAACCACTatcttattttatgttttaaaaaaatgtagaaTCAGATCACCTTAGAAAATGAGTTGCCCTGTGCATTTCCTTAGGACCCAAATAGATCATATATGCTTATGCCAAAACATGTTGCTGGTATAGTCTAGAGAATCTCTCATTAGAGTTGGACTTATTGTTATGGCTTGATGAAAGTTAGCCTCTGGTGATCTGAAATTCTACTAAAAAGAGATTAATCCTGATGCCTGGAACAGTGAAACAAGGAGTGTATTCGCGGTCGCCTAGATTTGATGGCACTCCCCAGCAAATTCTTACTGTCCAGGATGTAGCTACCCAAGTCAAACCTCCAGGATTATGGTTGAATATCCAGGTATGCATTTGATTACAGTATGCTTTTGGTACTTACTTGTTGCCTACTTTCAGTTTTTCAATCTCTAAGAATCTAAGAGGAACAGTTTAATTATCATACCATGCACTGCTGCATTTGATGTGTGGTATGTTAAGTTTGTGTAGGCCTAACAATTATTTAACTCATTCTTCTGCAAATACATTTCCAGCATGATTCCTTCTACAGCCAGCACAATCTGAGTATGAGAAGCTTTGTTGTTTCCCTATCTAGAAGTGTTATTGCCAACTATATTTCATCACCTGAGGTGAATTTCCTGCGAAGTATCGCATCGCGATTGAATCCACGAGTGACAAAGCGCGTTTTCCGGTTTCTCAACGAAGATGATGTTGAGCCATCAACAAGTCAAACATATGGTTCTCTAGTGAAGAATCTCACATTTGTTAAAACCTTTGCCGCTGGGATTCTTGTTCCCAAACACTATATCTGGCCAACGGACAGCAGCTTGTACTTGCAGCCACATACATCGGTCGTTTCGGACGCTCATAAGGAAGGACTTGAGATTTATGCAGCCGACTTTGTTAATGATGTACCATTTGCTTATAATTATAGCTATGATCCTGTAGCTGAGTATTTATCCTTTATAGACAACGGTGAGTTCTCGGTGGACGGAGTGTTATCTGACTTCCCAATGTCTCCATCTGCGTCAGTAGGTAAGTGACAGTCTATTTTGATTCTCTGTATTGAGAGTGTGCTAGTATAAGCTTTGTTTACTGCTCTCATAGTTTCACTTGTTTGGTCTATTCTTTCTATGGTACTTATCCATTTCTAATCTCGCAGATTGCTTCTCGCATTTGGGTGCAAATGATAAGCCTCAAGGTATGCTGTTGATATACACACTTTTCCAGAATAATTATGTTGTTTAATATGTTTAgacattttcattaaaataaacattttcatTGAAATCTTGACAATGCAAGTTATCTTGCAAAGCTTTCAAATTCTCacatttttggtttaaaatgaATTGAACATGGAGTCAactaattttcataaaattgaaaCCTTGAATTTGATTAACGTAACTTTCTAAGTAAATGAGCTTTACCCTGTCCCTTGTTCACATGCGACATTCCATGTTAAACTATGCGTTATTTATACGGACATAAATTATGTATTGTTTTACTGCAGTACAATGCGGAAATATATTACATGTATTAGCAATACCTAGATGTCAGTAACTAATGATGACATACCTTATAGTAGGCGTCCCCTGCACAAAAATCTCTGTTATCGTTCAGCATATAACAATTCACTCTAAGATATCCATGCATAACTAGTTCACCAAATGATGTCATACTGATTATCCATGTTCACTCTCTTGTTTTCTCTCTTCCTCCTTTGGCCTGCAGTAACTCTTCAGATTATCGCACCTCAAGGAGCAAGTGGTGACTATCCTGGTTGTACAGATTTAGCATATACAAAAGCTGCTTCTGATGGTGCAGATATTATTGGCTGTCCTGTCCAAATGACAAAAGATGGAATACCCTTCTGCCTTAGTTCGATAAATCTGATAGACACGACGACTGCGGCCCAATCACCATTCAGCGACATCTCTACCACTGTTCCAGAGCTTCAGATAACAGATGGAATACTCACCATCAACCTTAACTGGAGCGATATTCAAACGCTGAAACGTAAGTTGAATTATCTTTATTGTGTTCTTTTATCTTCTTCATATCTGGGACTTCTTTACTGTGATGCATTTATCTTTGCACATATAACAAATTCAGGGATTAATCTAAGTTTTTAGCTATTTATCTTTTAGcttgttaatttttttgaactGCACATATAAGCTCCTAAAGAGGACCAATGTTCTAGGAATTCATCATCCCAGTTCTCCTTCCTCATTAAGAATGTTTTTGAAATGTGTGAAATAATTAGAAAGACTGGAATTTTATTTGGCTTAATAATAGCCTCTTTTTTCCACTTTGACATGCTTTTGTGGCATACACTTTCCGCAAGCTCTTTTAAGACATGTTCTCGAATTTTCTAGAGACCTTCATTTCTTATCTGGACATTTCTGCAAATGCTTACTTTTCttctaattatttgtcattGCAAGATTATGCACTACTTCAATTGAAATTTCGGAATACTATTGTTTCAAAATGCATTTAAACATGCTCTAATGTCTTGCAGCGGTAATATCAACCCGGTATTCAGACTTTAGATTGTCACGGAATCCAAAGGCCAGAAATGATGGAAAGTTTATGTCGTTAGCAGACTTCTTGACATTTTCCAAAACTGCTAATGTTTCTGGTATAATGATCAGCATAGAGGTGAGTTTCTTCAGGGACTACTGACCTTATTTATACCTATATTCTTATGCATCAATATAGTGTAAGCTCATTTCCGAATCCTAAATGCTTATAAGTTATATACTCACTCTTTATCACTCCTCATTCTGAGTGCAAATTGCATAGCTtcttatgctatttcataggtGATTGAATGTGGGAAGCATGCCAAACTTTCCCTAGAAAGAATTTGGAACCAGAAAATGCTTTTGGAAAATGGTCtgtatattttcaaaaagaaaggaTTCACTTTATGACTAGTATTTTGAAGGTTTAATCGTCTGCAAGTATATAAAGGATCTCAATATCTCCAATTTTCTGAAATATTCTCTACAAGTTACAACTAAGCAATTTTAACTGCTTTCCAAGTACAATTATGACTTCCTTTTTAGTAGCAGAATCATAATAATTCTATTTCCATTACTGAATGAAGGTGATTACCCACTCAATGTTGAAAGGAATAAAGgattataagaaaaacaaatagaaCTTTGACATCacaaaaaaagagaggaaagaaCAGTCAAAGTagctacattttttttttatgtttacacGGGAAAAATCCTGATTTTAATGGATAGCTTTGCACACTGGAGGTTTTACCTCCTTCCTCATTATTTGACACAATATTCTGGCTTCATGCAGAATGCCGCATACCTGGCAAAGCAGGGATTAGGTGTAACTGATGCGGTTATGGATGCCCTAAGCACCGCTGGTTACAATAATCAGACAGCTAGGAAAGTTATGATCCAATCAAATGACAGTTCTGTTCTGGAAGAATTCAAGAAGAGTAGTTATGAACTTGTTTATTTGGTTGACGATAATATCAGTGATATTAAGAACTCAACTATATTGGAGATCAAGACCTTTGCAAAATCTGTTGTCATAACCAAGAAATCAGTCTTCCCCAGTGAAGATGCTTTTATCATTGGACAAACGAATATTGTGCAGAAGCTGCAGTCAGCAAATCTCCCGGTATATGTACGACTATTTGATAACGAGTTTATATCTCAAGCATGGGACTTCTTCTCAGATTCGTCTACTGAGATAAACAACTATGTTCTTGGAGCTGGTGTTGATGGTCTTGTTACAGAATACCCTGGGACAGCGGCTAGATACCGAAGTAAGTTATTTATATACCTTTGTTGTCTCTCATACCGTGTTCCAACCCCAACCCCTTCTTCCCCCTTTCccctttctttctcttttagtTTCTCTATTATCATCCTCTAACATCATTCAGTATAAATGAATCTCTGGTGTAATCTGCTAGATTTGTGTATATTTTACCAGAGCATTTGCTTGGTCATATCCATTAAGTTGTTCGTGCGAAATGCAACATTACTACTATATATCCTCAATTTGACacataccaattgttgggaatgtACAGGGAACCGTTGTTTAGCATACAAAAACTTGCCACCATATATGAGCCCTGTTCAACCTGGGAGTCTCCTGGGACTCATGACTGTTCAGTCTATGCCACCAGTCGAACCTCCCAGCCCCGTGCTCGATGTAAGTGATGTGACTGAGCCACCCCTTCCACCTGTTGCAAAGATAAATCCAAGTAATGACGATGGTTCTACAGCTAGAGCTCCCACTACTCCTCCAAATGGCCAATCCTCAGTTGTTGCTAGCATTCTCATGAGCTCAGTCGCAGTTCTTGTAGCAATTTTCATGGTGTATTGATGACCATTTCTGCCTTGGTGCCACCATTTTGTACAATTGTTTTGCCATCTTACTGATCAAACCTCACTCTGGTGATTATGGAGTCGCACATGATGGCGGCGATAGTCAGCTCATTTAACACGTGATTGTTTCCCTGTATTTGCGATGTATCAAAATTTTCAGCTCTTGTTTATTCTTTACATTCTTCCTCGTTTCTATTTTTCATCCCTTCCCTCcccttttttttccattttgggTCAGATTGAGTGGGTGTCTGGGGTTTATTGCCTATTTATTTGTAAGAATTCTGTTTTGGATATAAGCAATGATCAATTTAATTAGTATTTTTCATACACAGCCTTTTTATATTCTATTCATGTAATATAAAATTGCAAATAAATGTTGCAGACCTTATGACTAATGATCTCAATTTTGCCAGCAAATCCTCATTAAAGAGACAAGGTTTTGCATCAGATGGTTATTCTGTGTTACAACTTCAACGACAGAAATTTGCAAGCTGAAACATGAACAGTCAAATGCAACGTTAGTAAATTCATGGTACATTTACTTGATATAAAAAATGTGCATAGCTTACGCATCCACATTTTCTTTAATCAAAGGATGCACCATAGACATACACCTTAGCCTCCAAGGCACGAAATACAAATGGTTTTAGCTATATCACAGTTCATTTGCATCAAACACAGAGACCACACAGCGATATATCTTTCATTTTCCATATAGAACAAAAAGAGTAAAGTTAGCACAAAGTTCACTGAGTACCACAAACAAGGTTTGGTGTATTAGTCATATTCGATCCTGCTCTTGCTTCACTGAAGACAACAATGTGCTCTTTGTCTGTAACACCCAAATTAGCAATGCCATTTCCTTCCCTAAAGACGTGCACAAAACTTCAAGGACCAAATTCGGTTGATGATTGATGCTCTATATCTACCACGGAGTACTGATTTTATATCTACCAATAGCATGGAGTCGGGACTCTAGAATAGTCATAAGGTAGCATCTGTCAATCCTTGGAGAATAGCCTTAGAAAGAACCAAAGGCCATCATGATCTCTAACAACTCTACCACCTCCTGCAACCCTTGGATTAGCCTTACTGCACCCATCCACATTTGTTAACTCAAATATATTGCTGATCATCGATACACCTTAATAAGTAGAGGTATGTGGTGACGTACATACACTCCACCAGCAGATCACAAAACAACAATGCTAGCTATATCTTTGTTGCCATAGGCTAAGCTGTTGACAAGTAATTTGACAAAGTTAAACGAGATGACACTGCATAAATGCAACGTTGCAGGGCTGAATGGTAGCAAAAATGGAATGGAGCcaacaccccctttgccgatatcaccaacttccgcagcctcattggggctctacagtatctggccattacccgtcctgacatccagtttgctgtcaaccgagttgctcagcgcatgcatcaaccaagtgacatgattaccattgtctaaaacgcattctcaggtacatttttggcactcttggtcgtggtttactcattcgacccggggacttggagcttcggggtttctcagattcagattgggcgaatgataaaaatgacagaaaatctacatcggggtttctcgtttttttggggccgaacctgatctcctggtgtacaaaaaaacaacccaaggtctctcggtcctcgactgaagctgaataccgcgcccttgctcttcttgctgctgagaccatgtgggtcacatatattcttcgcgaactccgcgccactcacactgttcctgctctctattgtgacaacaaatcaaccatctgtgtggccaagaattccgtcctacacaccagaatgaagcatgttgataccgattgtctctttgttcgcgatgaagttcaggccggcaccatgactgtgcagtatgtacccactgaagaacaaccggctgatattctcaccaagcctctcccgagccgacagcacgattacctcagttccaagcttccgttcgcttccgctcagctcagcttgaggggggataataacagatagtattaaataaatagtattaaataatattagtatttactgtgtactaatcctagtcctattaggattagtactccttaatcctagtcctattaggattagtactccttcctatatctcctatatatatctcccatgtattcccttattaggttaacacttcaatacaatcaatattccttcagtgGGGAGTTTGTGGTGAAGGGATTTTCTTTTTTGCGCCACTGGAATCACATCACACTAGACCACATAATTCTATCTATTTGATAGCCTACATTACAACCAACACGAGAAGTTCTTCATGATCTTAGCTCATCCGTAAAAATCAAGCTTATGGTATCACATAGTTAATCATATGCTTTCAAAATTTATCCTTCATCGCGTGATGTGTGAGCATACAACAGACCAGCTGAGGATCATCAATGAAGCACATACCAAAAGGTTAGTTGCTTAGTTTGGTTTAAATCATTTCTTTCCGTTAACTTCATGAACACAATATCACTACAAATAATCCAATGAAATCGTAATACATACAGCTaaaattaaaccaaaaaaacaaagataaacCGCAAATATGAGCAATTGGGAAATGCTATTGCTAATTACCATGAATTATTTgccatatttctttctcaatcGATCCTTGACAAAGTCATTCCGAGCTTTAGTTCGAGCTTGTTGAGGAGCAATATTGATATAAGAATGATGTACACCAAAAGCAAACAGAGCAACACCACCAAAAAAACACGCCAATGTAGCAGCAAACTTTGAAGGAGATGACGGGTAGCACAAAACCATTTCAATTTTGGGGATCCTAACAACAATTTAcacaaaaatcttcaaaatcataGAAATAACAGAAATCCAGAATTCAATGTTTGAgcaaaaatttcagattttgtgAATTGAACAAAATGTATGAAGATCTGGAAGAAATGACGATTCTTCTGCTGTGTTAATACACGGGTTTTTCATTGGGCTTCTTCGATCAGGCCCATCAATCTGTATCATAGTGACATAATCCAACCCATAAAAGCCCGGAGAGATGCCCGGGGCGGGGCGGGTTGAAGTgagtttttttaaaaggaaaaagaataaatatatccCAAATTAtcataaggaaaaattacataaattaatacattttaaaaaataattactgattttagcgatactttttgtttattaccatttatagcaatttgtgataaatctgtaatatgtattaaaagtgaattatgtatgcaatatatttgaattataattgtttttgaaatatattatgtttgtttggtaaaaaaaaaaatcacattgtattataagtgtattaaaatgtgtgataaatatattatccatcattaaaacttgtattatatgtgaataataaattgttctttgtaatatgtattaaacttgtattataaatgaattataagTGGTcaagtgaaaagaaaatattactgctataaatggtaaatatttttttattatagtatatatatgtaaGTTTCCCATATCATAAATGGTACGTAGATATCTTCTGTCATATTTTTGGGATATTGGTGCCTCTGCCGTCcaaaaattagagtttatatATCCTTCACTCTAACGAAAGACTAAATAGAGACACGTTGTACaatttttatccatcaatcCGATGTCGCGTCGAtagataagattatgacacataTATGTTCGTTAGTATAAAGGGTACATATTCTCTAGTTTTTGGAAGACAGGGGCACCAATGTGCCACAAATATGATGGAgggtatctgcataccatttacgatagtttggagatatatttgtccttttttttcttttttaaaaactaatgtGGGGTGGATAGGGTTGCGGATCCATGTTGTTTTATGCGGGTTTAatctcaattttaaatttttatatgttataaaaGTGATAGagcattatttattaagataatttctttaaagttacaaaaatattcaatatagtAGTAAAAGAATTCAATAAAGACTAATACTATTCTACGTGCTTCTTGATTgacctttaaaaaataaaattttaagtcactatctattaatttaatacagcttaatgaaaaaatgaacttatttttatgaattttattttagtttcaaactATCAAAAATATTGTTCTTCAGTTTTAGGCTTACTCAAGAACCCCAtatgagttcaaaattgaaactttttaaATACAAAACCTTTACAACGATCACTACACTTCAATCCCAAACAAGTTAAAAGGATCGATAATATGAATCTCAGGAATCTGCAAATGAATGTACTATAAAGCATGCAAGTAAGTGCCCAACAAACTCAGGAACATGGCTGTAAGAAAGTTATATATAACGTTGTTTAAGACAAAGAAAATTGACAAATATTCGATTTACACCATGAATAACATGTTTCTTATCGATGCTCTTTCAAATAACCAGAGCAAAGATGACATACTCCACTGCAATTAGTAATTCTTTGATCAACAGACtcgaaaagttttaaaaaaaccGTTTATTTTAGTATAATTCATAAAACAATGACTCGTATACTAAAGCTTTTTCGATTCTCCAGAGCTTGTAGTTAGTCTCGTGTTTTGGGAAATTATGTAACTTGTCTCGAGAGAGGTGTCGTTGGTAACTTATACAGTTCTCCTGAAGCAGTAGGTGTACCGGGAAATTTATGCAGTTCCCCTGAGAAAAGAGGTCCTTTTGCTTCAAGTTCTGCAATTTCTTTCACAACTTGAGCTTTATCTGCTTCGAATTGTTCATCTTCTGCAAACAAACAATGTTCTGTATTTATATATACCATTCCCCATACGAAGATAATATCAACGTTTATATTGGTTGATTGAAGTAAAGTTTTAGTACCTTTATCGATCCTGAAACTTGCAAAGAAACGTAGAAGCTTGCTTCTATTGGCCACGATTATGTTGACAATGTCAGTAGGCTTGTTTCTATTGGCAACGAAAAGCTGTCAACAGAACATAAGAACAAGCAGAGAGAAGTGAAGAGTAGTCGCCATACATGAACACCAGATAATTAGTAATTGAATGTTATGAAGGATTACCTTAAACACATGAAATGCATCTAGTTGAATGTTCTTGCTAGCCTCCTGAAACATGAAAAGATCGAGAAGGAAATGTAGCAGCAAGCTTGAAGTCGTATAATAATGTGTCAAGTAAACATAGAGAAAATGGACACGAGAGAATCAAATGACGAGAGATAAACTCATGAATCAAATTATGGAAAGAAGTTATTCCATCATTGTCTTTATTACTCGGAGAATTTGTATGATGTTGCAAAATACTCCGAGGGGAAAAGAAGTCCTAACTTATGGTACATTGGTAGAATGACATACCCTcaaaagattcatcaaaatCCTTAGATTATCCTTCGAGCTGACATAGCGTGTCATCACAGCAGAATTTGAGCGATCAAGTAAAATATCTCCCAAAAGCTGTAAAATAGACAAGAGGTCGGATAAAACTTATttataagcatgaaaaatacttttatCGTGATGAAATATAGCAGAGAAATTACTTAAATGTAtacaaagtaaaagaaaatcattGAAGCCCGCGGAACCAACACCAAATCAAACTGAGATGAGAATTTGACATCTAGTTTACCTTGATAGCTTGTCTTCTGGTAATATAGTTTGCTGATTCCAAAAGTTTTGCGTTAAATTCAACGAAGAActataaccaaaaaaaagatGGAGAATATGTTACACTGGTACGTCGTAGGATGAAGTTGGTGCTATTGAACTAGCATAAAGAAAATCTTACAAATGGCTAATGAGGATCACAACATACCCAATCATAATTTTCAGAGAGAAATTCAGCAACTGTGGATTTATGCCTGGTCATAAGCTCCTGCAATAAGTTGCAAACGGAAAGAAGATTGAAGTTAGAGTAACAGTATGACGAATATTATGTGGCGAGTGGTAATAGTTCATTGTTAACAGAAATGAGACAGATCAAGAAATCATGTCATCACAGATTTTGTGATTATTAACCTTAAAGGTTGCTGTAGCATCTGCAGCAACAT contains these protein-coding regions:
- the LOC107025846 gene encoding glycerophosphodiester phosphodiesterase GDPDL4, whose translation is MRKMRSVLCLLVLCCSVAFVAAQRSSNVTSKWQTLSGDAPKVIARGGFSGLLPDSSFNAYMLAQAISSADWVAWCDVQLTKDGVGICFPDIKLNNASDIDTLYPNRNNNYSVNGIPQTGWFSIDFSIKDLAPVSLKQGVYSRSPRFDGTPQQILTVQDVATQVKPPGLWLNIQHDSFYSQHNLSMRSFVVSLSRSVIANYISSPEVNFLRSIASRLNPRVTKRVFRFLNEDDVEPSTSQTYGSLVKNLTFVKTFAAGILVPKHYIWPTDSSLYLQPHTSVVSDAHKEGLEIYAADFVNDVPFAYNYSYDPVAEYLSFIDNGEFSVDGVLSDFPMSPSASVDCFSHLGANDKPQVTLQIIAPQGASGDYPGCTDLAYTKAASDGADIIGCPVQMTKDGIPFCLSSINLIDTTTAAQSPFSDISTTVPELQITDGILTINLNWSDIQTLKPVISTRYSDFRLSRNPKARNDGKFMSLADFLTFSKTANVSGIMISIENAAYLAKQGLGVTDAVMDALSTAGYNNQTARKVMIQSNDSSVLEEFKKSSYELVYLVDDNISDIKNSTILEIKTFAKSVVITKKSVFPSEDAFIIGQTNIVQKLQSANLPVYVRLFDNEFISQAWDFFSDSSTEINNYVLGAGVDGLVTEYPGTAARYRRNRCLAYKNLPPYMSPVQPGSLLGLMTVQSMPPVEPPSPVLDVSDVTEPPLPPVAKINPSNDDGSTARAPTTPPNGQSSVVASILMSSVAVLVAIFMVY
- the LOC107024573 gene encoding uncharacterized protein LOC107024573, translating into MVLCYPSSPSKFAATLACFFGGVALFAFGVHHSYINIAPQQARTKARNDFVKDRLRKKYGK